Part of the candidate division KSB1 bacterium genome is shown below.
GACGCCAGTGACTTCAACAGGTGGGATCCAATCGAACGTCGGGTTGCCAGTCCAGATGTCGTCTAGATAGACCACTTTTCCTTCAAAGTTCTGACCAAAGCCGCCTACCGTAAACTGCTTGATCTTGGTAGAGTCGAATTCACCCGGGACCATCTTACCGAGATCATTGTCCCAGCATCCATTGAAACGGTTGAACTTGTTGAGGGGTATTTTGATGTGCTTCCACGTCCCGTCGAACCCGTACGTCGCAGCGGACAAGAGATAGGTGGCCTGGAATGGATAATCAACCTTTTCAGCACCATCCTCATCCACGTCATGGAAAGTTAGTAGCAGGTCTCCAATATCGGCAGGTGCTTTGATCTTCAGTTGCACAGAATCCTTGGACCAGTTATACAGCAGATTCTTGGGATTTTCGAACATGAAATTGACGCCATCCCAACCGCTGCCGCAGGTCCATTTAATGGAGTTGGTGCCGCCTGTGAAATCCTCTTCGCTGGTGATCTCAACGCTGCCGCTCCAGCCCACGAACATGCTGACGCCACCTGGGACTGCTTTGCCGTTGAACATCACCAGATTGATAGGCGCAACGCCTTGCAGCTCAAAATCATCGAGAATGATCACGCCAGCGACAGAATCGTCGGGTTGTTGATAGAGCGAATTATCCTGAGAAAATTCCAATCCCCAGCCTGCGATCTTATCCAGATCGAGCACACCGTTGCCAGCCACCCATTGGCCCCAACGCGGGTTCCAGAACTTCTTGCCCGCATCTGGCATCCAGGGAGCCACCAGGTCACCTCCGTCCTCCATCTTCACTAAGATTTGATGCCAGCCAGGCGCTTGATCCAGAATCAGATGATGCGAGATCCAAACTTCCCAGCCATCGGCCGCTGGGTCGGTGCCAGGACCAGCATCATAAAGGATGATTCGGAATTCGACTTTGCCGGGTTTGTTCTGCGGGACAGCATTGTAGTACCAGAGGCTGATGTCCGTGTAAGGAGAAAAATCATAAACGCCAAAATCGTCGGGATGGAAGTGGTTCATGCCGATCCAACCGCCCCATTGGTCGTAGCACTTGTTCTGCCAATCGACCCGAAGCGCACCCGTACCGCCATGAACAATGCCTGTCTCTAATGAGAGATAGACATGTGTCTCTGGCCAGGAGTCGTCGTTGCCGTAGACATTCAAATAGGGCGATGTCGGCAAGGTGTCGAAGTTGTTGATCACCAACTGGCCGCTGGCTAACATCGGGATGAGCCATAACATCGCAGCCAAAATTGTAGCTTTTCTCATACATACCCTCCTACATTTTTTGTTTGATTGGGAAATAGTTTTAAAGATGCACAACGAGATTGTGTTGAAGAATTAAAGCTATGGATCGAATGGATACACCTCCCTTCAACTTGGTTGGTAGATCAATTATACCTTGGGCCTATACTTTTCTCCCAGGTTCTTCTATTCATCAACCGATCTCTAAAATGCCATCATAGACTTCTCTGTTATTTACAACCAGTGATTTCTAATTTTTGCATTGATTGAAATATCCAGGTCTGGTTCAAAACAGTCGAAGCACGTGGATAATGACACCAAAATTTACCACCAAGTGATCAGACATAACTTGATCCATCAGCGCGGGTTCTCTTTGATATCGTCACATCATTGTGCCTTTTGCCAATCTTTTTGTTCGGCTGCAAATAGGCTCATAGAACGGTCATTTTATTCGCTTTCGGCGGCGGAAATCAACCAGCAAGTGAACCGCTATGCCAGCGACATGATATTCTAAAGGGTATGGCTTATCAATAATTTCAAATAACAATTTTGAACCGCATCAATATATACAAACATGACAAAATTGTCAAGCGATTTTTTATTAAGGTCCTTCGACTATCAAAATAGCAAGGCTATTTCATTAGTACCAGCTTTTTTGCTTTTGTCCATCGATCGACTGTAAGCCGATAAAGGTAAACTCCAGAAGCCAAACTATTACTATTCAGTTCAATTTGAGAATACCCTGCTGGCCGAGTCTCATCGACTAATGTCATAATCCTCTGTCCACATGTATTGTAGAGCTCCAGCTTGACATGACTGGTCTTGGGAAGCCCGTATTGGATAATTGTGGTTGTATTAAAAGGATTCGGGAAGTTTTGTGCCAAAAAATAATGGGTTGGTGGCGACTGGCGCTGGCTTTCAATGCGACCCTGACCAATCGGCTCGATCATCAGACCATTCAATAGCGAGAAATTCCAGAGATTCGTGAAATGGAGATCAATTATTTCATCTTCTATTTGCACACTATCAGCAATAATCTGGTATGCAATATGGGCCCCAACTTGTTGACAGAGGTCCAATTTGTTGGCGACCCGTTTTCCTTCCACTATTACATCGAAGTAGCGCCGGCCTGGCTCAGTGAATTCATTCTCTGCCATCATCACGGTCACTCTATAAACGCCATTGGGGACTCGAACGCGATAGGTCACTATCTCATGAAGCCCAGTGAGATAAACTGAATCGTCCTCCGTGCCTTGCACATCGAAACGGCCAAGCCAATTCTCTTCATAACCATCCTGATGACCATATTCCAGCTCAGGCCGCCAGACCTGGTCGGGGAGATAATCTCGGTACGCCTTCCCCCCGACGTTGATTTTGATCGGAAACGATAATGGCTGTGTTAATGAAAAATTGACAACTTGGCCAGTCAGTAGATTATGCGCTGGCGAATTGTCTTTCACACCCAGCACGATCAATTGATAGGATTGGTCTGACTTTAAAGGGGAAGTGACCAATTGCACCGTTCGGTTGTCGGATAACAGCCGCGCATCCGAAACGGTAACACCAGAAATGACATAATTGCTCTTTTTTTGTGCGCTGGTGATCTCTAAATCCTCAGAGAAACCGAGCAGGATTTTTTCCTCCTGGGCGCGAACCCATTGAACAGCCGGTGGGCTGAGGTCGATATAGCCCAGTGGCGCTTCTTTGGTCAAACAGAGAATCAGATACCCATCTTTAAACACTACGTTTTCGGGCACGAAATCACAGTTATTCCCGCCAAATGTATGCGTGGCCTTCTCCCAGCGATTTTGGTCCCAGAAGTCAAAATCATCCTTCCAGAGCAAGGTGAAATTATTATCCGTGCCCGTGTTGCCTGAACCGGGTGTATAGCTGGCATAACTCACCCAATCGTAATAGGCAAACACTGGTAGACATCGATCATCCAATTTCCCAGCCCAGGGCTCCCATGTCGGTGGCCAAATGTTCATCATGATCTTCTGTTCAAACTTAAAATCGGCAATATGAGCTTGATCCTGACGATAGATCTCTTGTCCATCGACAAACCAGGCGATATAATCCGGTGTCCACTCAAAGGCATAGTTGTGGAAATCTTCATGGGTGTTGAACGGCACCCACTGATGACTATTGCGAATCTTCTGGCCCGGGCCGATGGATGTCACCTGAACATCGTGGTCGTATCGCCCCAAGATCTCAAAATCGATCTCGTTCCAATTTGTAGTAGAGGTAATTTCATGATAAGTGAAAAACGAGGCAAGGAAGCCATCTCCTTTCGGTGGCTTATATCGGGCTTCGAAGCGGCCATAGATAAAAGCGTCCTTGGTGCGATATTCAGCGCCCTTATAAGGTTTCGTGAAGCCCATGCTAATAGGAATGAGCCCTAGAATTAAAATCTTCGAACAAATCTTAATCATACAATTCCTCATGATTTTCTTTTTTTTAAACGATGACTTCGGTTTCTCAGATAGTTTGACAATTGCTCTCCTTCATTTTAATAAGATCATTTTCCGGATGCTAAAGAAGTCTTCACCCTCCAATTTGCAGAAATATATTCCGCTGCCGATTGTCTGTTCAGAATCAATTTGACCATTCCAATAAATTTGGTAATTGCCTGGATTTTGAAACGCGTTAACCAATTCGGTTATTTTACGTCCCAAAATGTCGAATATCGAAATGTTGACTTGTTGTGGTCGATGGAGAGAGTAATGAAATGCCACGCATGAATTAAAAGGATTAGGATAGATCTTCAATAGATTGAAATCCTTTGGCTTTTTTAACGGCAGGCTGCAGTTAACATCCGTGCTCCAGCCCATTTTTGCTTGAATAAAATCCGCCAAATTTTTTCCCATGACCTGATGATGCCGCACCCGCGGATGTTTGACCCAATGCGGGTCAAATGGGAAAAAGAAAGTATCGATATTGGTATCATGATCCTGAGTCCGCAAGATTGCGACGGCTTGCTCAATATATCTTGGCCAGGGAGAGCCAGGTTTAGTCGCATCCATGCTACCTAAAGCACAAATGATAAATGCATTGGGATGGTGACCACGGATCTCACGGACAAAATTGACATACGCATCGATGATTTGAGTGGAATCTGGCTCTGGGTTCAGCTTATGAATCAACCAGCTATCATTTTGAAAAAGGTTGATCACCACCACATCGGGGATATATTGGCTGAAATCCCAGTGACTATCTGGGTTGTCGGGATCGAGGCGATAGTAATATTGTGACATCACCATATCGAACCAACTGATCATGATGCCGATGCCGCTTTTGGCAATGCACATATATTCGGCGTTTAGCAGACGAGAAGCCATAGCGCCATAGGCTAAGAAATTGTTCTCATGGGCCAGATCGTCATCCCCGCTATTATCGGGCGCCTCATTGCCCATGCCACAGGTGATGGAGTTGCCATAAAAGAGCAACTTGTGTTCAGGCCGAGGCCTCGGTGGGAGAAGGGTTTTGCCGTCGTTTAACTGGATGCCCAAAAATTTCGTCGGACCTGTGGAGGCTTCCGTGCGGCGAAAAATCAGCAGGCTATGGATTGTATCAGATAGGGTCGCGGAAATGGGATATATATTGCTTCCAGCCCTGCAATCGATGATCCGAGGATGGTCGAAATCTTCATCGATGAAGACATTATAAAATGATTGGCCAGTCTTATCATCCAGCAGGATGACCAGTACTGAGCCCTCAAAGCTGGCTTTGATATAAGTGCCAAGCCAATAAAGGACCGGTTTCTCGGGCACTGAAAAATCTATCCTGCCAGTGTATTGGAAATAAGGATGGTTTGCTTTAATTGTGACGATTCCAAAAAGATCTGAAAATGAATAACCGCAAATTAGGAGAGTCGGTAGCCAGGTGTTGAAGCTTTTTTTGATCATCTCATTATCCTGTGGCTATCTTTCAAAGCTGCTTTCACGTTAAAAATTGCCTTTTATCATGCATCTATCTGGGATGACTGACACAATCGGTTTGATTTGTGCTTTAAAAGCGAACCTCAGCTATTTCCTCACCAGCGAAGCCAATTGTATAAAGAGCTTCCCAATTTCTGATGGTCTATTGAGCTTGCTTCATCTGGCCATTTCGATTAAGCCTTCACACCTTTATCAAATTTGGTTCGGAGTAATCAAATAAGCCAGTCGCTCGATATCGCTGATCTTTCAATCGCAAATATTGAATGCATGACTGAATCGGACAAATTCGATTGAGCTTTAAAAGGCGACCGCCATCTAAAGCGAATTTGGATGGCGATCGCCTAATGAGGTGTGCTAACAGAATATTTGGCGGAAATATGCCATCAGCTTAAAAGAAGCTGGGCTACTTGAACAAGAGCATCTTTCGCGTCTGTGTGAAATTGGGTGTGCTCAATTTGTAAAAATAGATGCCGGAGGTCAATTTCGTACCATCCACCTGCACCTGATAAGTACCGGCTGGCTGAAGCGCATTCACCAGCGTTTCAATTTTTTGGCCCATTGTGTTGTAGATTTCTAAAGTTACTCGTTCCGTTTTCGGAATCGTATAGCTGATGGTGGTAACTGGGTTGAATGGATTGGGATAGTTCTGCTCCAGCCGATATTCCTTGGCGGTCACTGGCAGTTCCACTGGTTTAACACTTGTGACCTTGTTAGTGTCACCAATCCAAGTATAGCCCCAGAATTGCGGTCCTTGCCAGGAGTTATCCTGGGCAATTTCCGAGAAGGACAGGATGCCATCGCGGACATTTTTGGAGTCAGAGTCATGGATATTGATATCCATTGTGATCTTCATGCCATTTTGAGGAATGAACCGCTTATCACCTGCAGCGCTGCCTGTTAATAGCGATTCAAACGGAATTTTAAACTCAACCGCCCAATCAGAGCCACCGAAATTTACGAACTCATAGTTCGGGTTGTCTAATGTGTAAACAGTTCGATAATCCGGATCACTGATCAATTGAGTCGATAGGATGATGAATTTATAATCTGGTTCTGCGCCTCGTTTAAAGCCAACATGCGTCTTGGTGGTGTTGTAGAGGCCGATGTAGAATTCGATCACGTCATCTTCCCAGAAGTTACCATCAGGATCATAACTATAAACGTTGTCAATCACATCTGCTGCAAAATACAAATTATCCTGATCCATGGCAATGTAACAGGTAGCGTTAAGGTCATTGTCGTCGCTGAAATTTCCCAGGCTCCAATGGCTTTCGGATGGCTTGAGGATGAACGGTTTGATGCCAGTGGCCTCCCATTCGCTGATATCTCCATCGGCAACAAAATTAGCTGGCGGAGTCAATGAAATTGTAGGAATGCCTTTCGCTGTGTTGGAAACGGCAGCTGAAATACCAGCGGGACCGACATTACCAGCCGCATCCTTGCATGTGACCGCGTAATAATATTGGACCACTTTATCCTTCAGCGGATAATAAATGAAATGTGCTACCGACTGCTGACCCTCCATGACGTTGGAGGCGACCAGTTGGACCTCAGGTGCGTCGATGTCAGTAATCGGGAATTCACTGGCATAGACGTTATAAGCTTCGTTGGCTTCGCCAGGCACATCCTGCCAGATCACTAGATTATAATATTGGCCAGGCACACCCGCAACACCAGTAGGTGCGGCTGGCGCCACCACATCGATCACTGGGTTGCCTGTCCACCAATCTGTGATGTATATTACCTTGCCTGCGATCCCGCTGGCCTCGGCCATCAAACCCAAAACCTGGACATGAGAGGGATCAAAATTCGTTGTGTTGTCCTGATACACCATTTCACTCAATTTGAACGCATAATTGTGCCACTCATTGTCCGCAATGGGATTAAATACTTGTCCCACTTTGCCTGGTCCACCTTCAAGCTGAACGCGCAAGGCACCGACCCCGGGTTCAGCTTTTAATTTGAATTTTAACGTATCCGTCGGCCATTCAAATTCCATATTGTACGCTGGACTAATGGTAAACCCAATTCCAGTCCAACCATTGCCCCATTCGTTGCCCTGCACCCATTTTAAGGCATTGGTGCCAGGAATTGGACCTGCGCCTTTAACAACTTCTATGGTAGATTGACCCCATGCCCACGAAGTTAATGCCGTGGGAAGATCCCGACCATTGAAGAACACAAAATCTCGATGCTTTCGCCCTACCAATTGCAATTGATCAAGAATAATTGTCCCTGAGCTATAATCTCCTTCGCCGCCACCGCTAATTGAGAACTCAATGGAAAAGCCCTTGATCTTGTCCAGGTCGATTTGACCATTTCCATAGATCCCAGCCCAACCGGTCATATTGAACGCCTCTCCGTTCCAGGCATTGGTATTGTTGATGAACGGCATCTGAATTTTGTGCCAACCAGGCTCCGAATCTAAAACGCGATGAAACGAATAGTAATATTCGGCATCGCCAACGCTATAAGTCTTATTGCCCGTAGCGGAATGGCTTACGTCGTGTAGACAGAAACGCAGCTCCACGCGGCCAGCCAGCGTCTGCTTGGACACATTATAGTACCAAAACGCCACTGAATCGTAGCCTGACCAGTCGTATACCATATTTGAATCGGGATGCCAATGCTCCAATTTCGTGTAGCCGCCCCAGCTCTCAGTATTGTGGACGCTGTAATCCAATTTCATCGCCCCAGCTCCCTCATGGACCGGATTTGGGACATAGCTCACAATAATCCAACCCTTGTCTGAGGCAGCATTGGTATTCGTTTGGTAATGTTTCCCACCGTGATTATCAAAAAACGCCCAATAATTGGTATCGGCTGGAGCTTGATCAAAGGAATTGATCATCTGCTGCCCAAAAGCGAAAGTAACAACAGCTAAAATTAATACAACTGGTAACAATACTTTTTTCATAGCTTCCTCCTACTAAATAGTTTGGTTAATAGACTCAGTTTCTCCTCAGAAAATTTCCTCTAAAAAGTGATGTCATTGAAGATCTGGTTTTTCAGTGGAATTCTGCCCGGGCTCACAGAATTATCCCACGGAGCACCATCCACTGTCTCAATTGCCCACGCTAGTACAATAAAACTGGTTGTGAATTCGATGATTCGTCAGTAAAAATCAGTAGGCTATCTTAGACCGGTCGACCACCTTCTTTCGATTTAGTTCATTTATTAGATGCCCGATAAAGCTGATAGTTGCAAAAACGGGGTTCCATATTGATGAATGGGTTCAAATTTCATTGTTTCGAAATTTTTTATCCAACGAGTAGCGAACTATATTGATCAGCCTGAATACAGCTAATTTTAATTTCCAATAAAAAAAAATAAGGTAATATTCTTAGGTTTTTTTGGTGATTTCCAGTAATAAGCTGTGTTTTCTTTCATGACATATTAAGAAATAGACTTCAATTTGCAGATAAAACTTTGCAATGGCATCTTTATTCGCAAGCAATTTTCATGATGAGCATCTTTATCTCGAATGTCGCTTCAGAAACATTCGCTTGGTAAGTGAAACATTAGCCCTGTGGGGCTTTGTTGATAAGGCAAGGTCTTTTGAAATAAACAGAAGTGTTGGGCCAAATAGAGAAGAAAAAATCTATGGGAATTTATATTTAAATAACAGCATGATCTAGAGGCATACGATAGGAATCGCTACAATTGCAAACATGACAGTTTTAAAATTTTTTCATTTCGGCTGTTCAAAATTTTTGATATGATTAAATGCCTTATTTAGTGCTTGAATGAAAAGTATCAAATTTGGATGATAAATGCCATTCCGAACGAAGTGAGGAATCTAGTTACATTTAAATCGCTAGACTTACAGATTTCTCCCCGCCAACTGGCGGGTCGAAATCACAAGAAGCTGAGTTTTTGTTCAAGCACTTCAAGCACTATTTACCTGGCAATAAAACGATCAAATGCCGATTTTAGCGACTGCCAAGTTTCAGCCAGACCTTCAGAGACAACTTTTGTGTGGCAACAAATGGGCATATAATTGGTGTCCCCATTCCACCGGGGTACAATATGAAAATGCAAATGATCTTTGACGCCAGCTCCAGCAACCTGCCCCAAGTTCATGCCAATATTGAAGCCGTGTGGCGACATCGTTTCCAGCAAAGCTTGTTGAGACAATGCCAACAAATCCATCAATTCTAAGCGCTCTTCAGATACCAGGTCTGTCAATTCTGAAATATGGCGGAAAGGAACGACCATCAAATGACCATTGTTGTAAGGGTAATAATTCATGATCACGAAGGCAGTTTTGCCTCGATGGACAATGAAATTTTGGAAATCTTGTTGCTCGGCGGGTTTGGTGCAAAAAATGCATCCTGAGGGTTTTGTCTGCTTGATGTACTCGATGCGCCAGGGTGCCCAAAGTATCTTCATGGTGTCCCTCGTTTCAATGCAAAAATTACAATTCCCAAATAAGGATTCAATGCGAAGCGAGAACCGCTATGATCGCCTTGCTCCCGCTTCGCAAGATCAATCTGCAATTTTCTTGAAGGATGAATCAATACGATGTTCTTTCGGTCAACGAAGATTCGTTGCCCGATGCAGGCATGACCAGATGGCTGATGGTGAAGCATACGTACGATGCTTCCGAGCTATTCTTCCTCTTCGCCCTTGTATTGAGCGATGATCTTTTCGGCGTTTTCCTTTGGAACTTCTTCGTAATGAGAGAATTTCATACGGTGCGCCCCACGACCCTGGGTTAAAGAGCGAAGCGTTGTGGAATATTTATAAAGCTCTGCCAAAGGAATTTTCGCTTTGATAATCTGGAATGGTGCCTTGGATTCCATTCCCTGAATTTTTCCACGACGACTGGAGATATCGCCCATCACATCGCCCATGTATTCCTCTGGGATCTGTACCTCAACATCATAAATGGGCTCTAATAGCACTGGCTTAGCTTCTTTAAAAACCTTCTTGAAGCACATGGAACCGGCGATCTTGAAGGCCATATCTGAAGAATCCACACTGTGATAGCTGCCATAAAATAGGGTGACCTTGACATCGACCACTGGGTAGCCAGCGATAACTCCATTGGCCATCGCTTCTTTTATGCCTTTTTCGACAGCAGGGATGTATTTTCCTGGGATGACACCGCCGACGATCGCATCCACGAATTCATAGCCTTGGCCTCTCGGC
Proteins encoded:
- a CDS encoding T9SS type A sorting domain-containing protein: MIKKSFNTWLPTLLICGYSFSDLFGIVTIKANHPYFQYTGRIDFSVPEKPVLYWLGTYIKASFEGSVLVILLDDKTGQSFYNVFIDEDFDHPRIIDCRAGSNIYPISATLSDTIHSLLIFRRTEASTGPTKFLGIQLNDGKTLLPPRPRPEHKLLFYGNSITCGMGNEAPDNSGDDDLAHENNFLAYGAMASRLLNAEYMCIAKSGIGIMISWFDMVMSQYYYRLDPDNPDSHWDFSQYIPDVVVINLFQNDSWLIHKLNPEPDSTQIIDAYVNFVREIRGHHPNAFIICALGSMDATKPGSPWPRYIEQAVAILRTQDHDTNIDTFFFPFDPHWVKHPRVRHHQVMGKNLADFIQAKMGWSTDVNCSLPLKKPKDFNLLKIYPNPFNSCVAFHYSLHRPQQVNISIFDILGRKITELVNAFQNPGNYQIYWNGQIDSEQTIGSGIYFCKLEGEDFFSIRKMILLK
- a CDS encoding family 16 glycosylhydrolase, with the translated sequence MIKICSKILILGLIPISMGFTKPYKGAEYRTKDAFIYGRFEARYKPPKGDGFLASFFTYHEITSTTNWNEIDFEILGRYDHDVQVTSIGPGQKIRNSHQWVPFNTHEDFHNYAFEWTPDYIAWFVDGQEIYRQDQAHIADFKFEQKIMMNIWPPTWEPWAGKLDDRCLPVFAYYDWVSYASYTPGSGNTGTDNNFTLLWKDDFDFWDQNRWEKATHTFGGNNCDFVPENVVFKDGYLILCLTKEAPLGYIDLSPPAVQWVRAQEEKILLGFSEDLEITSAQKKSNYVISGVTVSDARLLSDNRTVQLVTSPLKSDQSYQLIVLGVKDNSPAHNLLTGQVVNFSLTQPLSFPIKINVGGKAYRDYLPDQVWRPELEYGHQDGYEENWLGRFDVQGTEDDSVYLTGLHEIVTYRVRVPNGVYRVTVMMAENEFTEPGRRYFDVIVEGKRVANKLDLCQQVGAHIAYQIIADSVQIEDEIIDLHFTNLWNFSLLNGLMIEPIGQGRIESQRQSPPTHYFLAQNFPNPFNTTTIIQYGLPKTSHVKLELYNTCGQRIMTLVDETRPAGYSQIELNSNSLASGVYLYRLTVDRWTKAKKLVLMK
- a CDS encoding T9SS type A sorting domain-containing protein; the protein is MRKATILAAMLWLIPMLASGQLVINNFDTLPTSPYLNVYGNDDSWPETHVYLSLETGIVHGGTGALRVDWQNKCYDQWGGWIGMNHFHPDDFGVYDFSPYTDISLWYYNAVPQNKPGKVEFRIILYDAGPGTDPAADGWEVWISHHLILDQAPGWHQILVKMEDGGDLVAPWMPDAGKKFWNPRWGQWVAGNGVLDLDKIAGWGLEFSQDNSLYQQPDDSVAGVIILDDFELQGVAPINLVMFNGKAVPGGVSMFVGWSGSVEITSEEDFTGGTNSIKWTCGSGWDGVNFMFENPKNLLYNWSKDSVQLKIKAPADIGDLLLTFHDVDEDGAEKVDYPFQATYLLSAATYGFDGTWKHIKIPLNKFNRFNGCWDNDLGKMVPGEFDSTKIKQFTVGGFGQNFEGKVVYLDDIWTGNPTFDWIPPVEVTGVNALPAQYYNLVFWQDVAGENGETYTVYASTKPITDLTAPGIELVASGVLENVQTAVHWLYYPLKDKSVTYYYAVTCTDASGNVGPAGTSGAITNKALGVPTISLNPPANFKADGDLSEWDASGIKPWVIKPETDHVAVGEVKDAADLTATVYLAMDADNLYIAIDVIDDVFAYSATEGNWWNWDAFEFFIGLYDWRTPERHNSIRRGAEPDYKLVLLLDKLMNDYNSSATIYTPDHENYHFEHLGGKDYVAEAKVPFSLIRFGDDALFKPARGMKIPFDLYFHDNDGTTAGDWQGNLAYSINNFDLGWQDPRQWTFTWIGDTTEVVSAVDQNNPPAVITNYFLSQNYPNPFNASSTIVYALPEAAQVRIAIYNTLGQKIKTLLDEYKAAGSYTLEIRADDLPSGIYLYKMEAGKFSRTMKMILMK
- a CDS encoding T9SS type A sorting domain-containing protein, with product MKKVLLPVVLILAVVTFAFGQQMINSFDQAPADTNYWAFFDNHGGKHYQTNTNAASDKGWIIVSYVPNPVHEGAGAMKLDYSVHNTESWGGYTKLEHWHPDSNMVYDWSGYDSVAFWYYNVSKQTLAGRVELRFCLHDVSHSATGNKTYSVGDAEYYYSFHRVLDSEPGWHKIQMPFINNTNAWNGEAFNMTGWAGIYGNGQIDLDKIKGFSIEFSISGGGEGDYSSGTIILDQLQLVGRKHRDFVFFNGRDLPTALTSWAWGQSTIEVVKGAGPIPGTNALKWVQGNEWGNGWTGIGFTISPAYNMEFEWPTDTLKFKLKAEPGVGALRVQLEGGPGKVGQVFNPIADNEWHNYAFKLSEMVYQDNTTNFDPSHVQVLGLMAEASGIAGKVIYITDWWTGNPVIDVVAPAAPTGVAGVPGQYYNLVIWQDVPGEANEAYNVYASEFPITDIDAPEVQLVASNVMEGQQSVAHFIYYPLKDKVVQYYYAVTCKDAAGNVGPAGISAAVSNTAKGIPTISLTPPANFVADGDISEWEATGIKPFILKPSESHWSLGNFSDDNDLNATCYIAMDQDNLYFAADVIDNVYSYDPDGNFWEDDVIEFYIGLYNTTKTHVGFKRGAEPDYKFIILSTQLISDPDYRTVYTLDNPNYEFVNFGGSDWAVEFKIPFESLLTGSAAGDKRFIPQNGMKITMDINIHDSDSKNVRDGILSFSEIAQDNSWQGPQFWGYTWIGDTNKVTSVKPVELPVTAKEYRLEQNYPNPFNPVTTISYTIPKTERVTLEIYNTMGQKIETLVNALQPAGTYQVQVDGTKLTSGIYFYKLSTPNFTQTRKMLLFK
- a CDS encoding HIT domain-containing protein yields the protein MKILWAPWRIEYIKQTKPSGCIFCTKPAEQQDFQNFIVHRGKTAFVIMNYYPYNNGHLMVVPFRHISELTDLVSEERLELMDLLALSQQALLETMSPHGFNIGMNLGQVAGAGVKDHLHFHIVPRWNGDTNYMPICCHTKVVSEGLAETWQSLKSAFDRFIAR